ACTCCCAAAAAACCAAACTCAGCTCTGAGAAAAGTTGCTCGGGTTAGGTTGACTAATGGTGTTGAGGTTACTGCTTATATTCCTGGCGAGGGACACAACCTTCAAGAGCACTCAGTAGTTTTGGTGCGTGGAGGTCGAGTCAAAGACTTACCGGGAGTTAAGTACCATGTTGTTAGGGGGAGTTTGGATACAGCTGGAGTTGAAAAGCGAGGGCAAGCAAGAAGTAAATATGGAGTGAAAAAAGCCTAATGCCGAGAAAAAAAACTAAGTCATTAAGACGAAATATTGGTGTTGATAGCCTTTATTCAAGTGAGCTTGTGGCAAAGTTCATCAATAAGGTGATGCTTAATGGCAAAAAACGTTTGGCAGAAAGATTGGTTTACTCAGCTCTCGATCAAGCTTCCAAGGAGCTGTCTGTTGAACCATTGGATTTGTTCAATAAAGTGCTAGATAATCTTTATCCTGAACTTGAAGTAAGAAGTAAACGAATTGGGGGAGCTAACTATCAGGTACCAATGGAGGTTAGGCTTGAGAGAAAAATTCATTTGGCAATGATCTGGACAATCAATGCTGCCAGGAGTAAAACTGGTGGTTCTTTTGATAGACTTTTAGCTAGAGAGTTCGTTGATGCCTACAAAGGTGTAGGTGATGCGATCAAGAAGAAAAAAGATGTGCTGGCAGCAGCTGAGGCCAATAAGGCTTTTGCTCACTTTGCTAGGTTCTAAAATTAAGTAAAGGAGATTAATGGCTAGGGATTATTCACTCGCTGATACTAGAAATATTGGGATTATTGCTCACATTGATGCGGGTAAGACAACTGTTACTGAAAGAATTTTGTTTTATACTGGCATTACCCATAAGATTGGAGAAGTTCATGAAGGTGAAGCAACAATGGACTGGATGGAGCAGGAACAAGAAAGAGGGATTACTATCACTTCGGCTGCTACGACTTGTTATTGGAAAGATAAAAAGATCAATATTATCGATACTCCAGGACACGTTGATTTTACAGTAGAAGTGGAGAGGAGTCTTAGGGTATTGGACGGGGGTGTAGTGGTATTTGATGGGGTTGCAGGAGTAGAGCCTCAGTCAGAAACTGTCTGGCGTCAAGCTGACAAGTATAATGTACCAAGAATCTGTTTCGTTAATAAAATGGATCGAACTGGTGCTGATTTTTACGCCGATCTTGAAAGTATTAGAACCAGACTTGGCAATGATGCAGTGCCTATTCAATTGCCCATCGGTAGTGAGTCAAATTTTGCCGGGGTAATAGACTTAGTAGAGCAGAAAGCTTATCTCTATCGAGATGATCTCGGTAAGCAAATTGATCAAGTTGAAATCCCTGAAGATATGCAAGAATTGTCTAGTCAGTATCGCGCAGAATTGATTGAAAGGGTTGCTGAAACCGATGAAGATTTACTCGATAAATATCTAGCAGAGCAAGAGATTAGTAATGAAGAAATTCACCAAGCAATCCGCAAAGCTACAATTAATAACCAGATTTACCCAGTCTTGACTGGTTCAGCCTTAAAGAATAAAGGCGTTCAATTACTCTTAGATGCAATTAATTCTTATTTACCTAGTCCTATTGATGTGCCACCAATTCTTGCTGTGGATGTTAAGTCAGGTGAAGAAGTTCCAGTCAAGGTTGATGATGATGCAAGCTTCAGCGCATTGGCATTTAAGATTGCAGCAGATCCATTTATTGGAAAGCTGGCATTTTTTAGGGTGTATTCTGGAACATTGAAGTCTGGCTCTTATGTCTAT
The sequence above is drawn from the Candidatus Saccharibacteria bacterium genome and encodes:
- the rpsL gene encoding 30S ribosomal protein S12; amino-acid sequence: MPTINQLIRKPRKRGNKKSKSPALGFRVNSLKNKQVDRSAPFMRGVCVKVMTQTPKKPNSALRKVARVRLTNGVEVTAYIPGEGHNLQEHSVVLVRGGRVKDLPGVKYHVVRGSLDTAGVEKRGQARSKYGVKKA
- the rpsG gene encoding 30S ribosomal protein S7, encoding MPRKKTKSLRRNIGVDSLYSSELVAKFINKVMLNGKKRLAERLVYSALDQASKELSVEPLDLFNKVLDNLYPELEVRSKRIGGANYQVPMEVRLERKIHLAMIWTINAARSKTGGSFDRLLAREFVDAYKGVGDAIKKKKDVLAAAEANKAFAHFARF